GCGCAGAGGGTAGAGTTCGCCAGAGGAGTCACATCGGAGGAGTGCCATCCGGGTACGAAGATCCTTAATAGAGAAGCCCCAAGGGTCAAATTCAACAGATACATTGTTATCCCGAGTTAGAGAACGTACTGAAATGAGATTCTTCACTAATTGGGGAGCAATAAGAATATTGTTCAGTTTAAGTGGAGAGGAAGAAGTGGTGGGAATGAGGGTTTGACCAGTAGACGAGGAAGACATGAGATCACCGTTGCCAACAATGATCTGACGAGGAACAGGAGAAGCAGAATGGGTATGGAGCATACCAGGATGGCATGCCTTGTTTATAGGATCGGCTGGTAGTGGATCAGTGTTGTATTTAACCCCAACTCTGAGTAATGGAATGGTGCGGTGATTCTCTCCCAATTCTCATCTCTTACATGGTATCAGACTGATCGTTCCGATCAATTCTCCACCTTCCGCTGCTCACGGCCATGGCGAGTCCCCACGGTTCCGTCTCGTCCAACCCCTTCGCTGATGGCTCCgagcctgctcctcctccctcctccactCTTGTGCTTCTCAATATCCGCAACCACGTTCCCGTCACTCTTTCCGCCGAGGACGGGAACTTCCGGCAGTGGCGCTCGTTCTTTGAACTCACCATCAAGAAATTTGGTCTTCTCAACCACATCGACGGCACGGTCGACGCCGCCGCGATGTTGGATGATGCGGAGTGGCTTCAGATCGACTCCTCCATCGTGTCTTGGCTCTATTCCACCGTCTCCAAAGAAATTTGGAACGACGTCAACAGGCCCGGCGCCACCGCCTACTCTGCGTGGAAGGCGATCACGGGACAGTTCCTCGACAACAGCCTGCAACGCGCTGTCTTTGCCCAGCAGGAGTTCCATAGTTTGTTCCAAGGCGACATGACTATCGGCGAGTACTGCGGCCACCTCAAGCGCCTCGCCGACACCCTCTACGACTGCGGCGCTGCTGTTTATCGATCATTGGGAAGTTAATGTACTACAGCTCTGCTGAGACAATCCAGTCTCTCCTTGGCACAACAAACATATCCAGCTTCCTTGCAGGCATTCTTGCATGGAAAGATCCTCAAGTGTTGATTCCTGCTCTTCAGATAGCAGAAATAATGATGGAAAAACTTCCAGAGACATTTTCCAAGCTGTTTGTGAGGGAAGGTGTCGTTCATGCCGTGGAGTTACTTATATGTTCGGAATCTTCCAACACAGTGCCTTCTCAGGTGCCACCTCAGGATAAAGATAATGATTCTGCCATGCCATCACGTCCTCTGTTCCTCGTCAGATCATTG
The sequence above is drawn from the Miscanthus floridulus cultivar M001 chromosome 15, ASM1932011v1, whole genome shotgun sequence genome and encodes:
- the LOC136506906 gene encoding uncharacterized protein; this translates as MASPHGSVSSNPFADGSEPAPPPSSTLVLLNIRNHVPVTLSAEDGNFRQWRSFFELTIKKFGLLNHIDGTVDAAAMLDDAEWLQIDSSIVSWLYSTVSKEIWNDVNRPGATAYSAWKAITGQFLDNSLQRAVFAQQEFHSLFQGDMTIGEYCGHLKRLADTLYDCGAAVYRSLGS